The Gordonia terrae genome contains the following window.
ACCGAGCCCCTCCTGATCGACGACGCCGACGTCGGGTCGTGGGTGGGCCGTCGAGCATCGGAATGCGCTCGGGCGGAATTGGTTCCGGGCTCATGGTGGGCGGCGACGGTCGACGACGCCGGGTTCACCTTCTTCGCCGCCACGGATCATGCGCACGGCGACGGGTATTCGTCGGTGCTCGCGCTCACCGAGATCACCGCCCTGTACCGGGCGCACCGGGACGGCGCGGGGGCCGATCTGCCGGCACCGGGCGCATTCGGACCTGCGATCCTCGCCGAACGGTCGGCTGCGGCCGCCCTCGCCCCCGACGACGACCGAGTGGCCGTGTGGCGGGAGCCCCTGGCGGACAACGACGGTCGCGCACCGCTGTGCCCTCTCGACCTCGGTCTCGCCGATGACGCCGTCCCGGTTCCCGCGGTCGCGGTGGAACAGTGGCTGCTCGACCCCGATGCGCTGGCGCGCTGCGACGCCCGGCTGGCGGCCACCGGTGGCGGGTTCGCCGGCCTTCTCTACGCCGCGTTGGCCGTGCGGCATCGCGAGATCACCGGGGAGTCGCGCTTCTTCGTCTCCACGGTGCTGGCCACCCGCGACGCCGGGACCGCGTGGACCCAGGGCTGGTTGTGCAATTTCGCGCCGATCGTGGTCGACCTCCCCACCGGCGACCCAGCGACGTTCGACGATGTCGTGCGCACGGCCGGGAACAGCGTTCGCGCCGCTCGGAACGCGAGTTCGGCACCCGCGCACGGGGTCCTGGCGATCCTCGCCGCCGAGGGCGTCTTCCGGGGCCTCGACGGCAGCCCGTACATGGTGTCCTACACCGATCTGGCCCGGTTGCCGATCGGCGACGACCCGGCACTGGCGACGATGCAGACCTCGAGCGGCGTCGGCCCCACCCGGAATGCCAACCTCTGGTTCACACGGACTCCGGCGGGTCTCGTCGTCCGGTGCCATCTTCCCGACAACGAGGTCGCGCGCGCATCGGTCGTCGAACACCTCGCACGTGTCGGCGCCATCCTGAACGACTACGCGAGCGAGGAGACCGTGCGGTGAAGCTCTCGAGTTCGGAGACATGGGAGGTCGAACCGGGGGAACTGGTTCGCTGGCTTCTGGTACCGGCGGGATCCGCGGCGCCGGCGAATGTGCCCGTGTCGGAGAACGAACGGTTCCATCTCGACTCGATCGCGCAGGGGCAGCCCGGCTGGATCGCGCTCACGCTCGACTTCGCCGAGCGGATCGACCTGGGCCGTCTGGGCGCGGTCGTGTCGACGGTCATCGCCCGCCATGACGTCCTGCGCTGCCACTACACCGCGACCGACGCCGGTTATCAGCGACTGAGCCATGGCGGCGTCGACATGACGGAGGGCTCGCACGAGGCGGATGCCGGACTCGGACCCGCGACGTTCGCGGCCGCGCTGGCCGAGCGGATCACGGCGACCTGCAACCCGTTCGAGCCGATGCCGCACTTTCTGGCCGCCGTCCGGAGGTCGTCGAGCACGACACTCGTGTGCGGCTTCGACCATTGCTATGTCGACGCGCGGTCGATGGCACTGCTGTCCTCGGAGATCTGCGAACTGCTCGCCGGAGCGGCGCCGGCGCCCGCGGAGTCCGGCCTGGACGCGCTGCGTCGGGTGGCCGGGCACGAGGCGGCGGTGACCCCCGACGACGCCCGACTGGGGGAGTGGGAACAGTTCCTCGCCGCGACCGACTGGCAGGTCCCGGAGTTCCCCGTCGACCTCGGTGTGCCGGCGGGTGCCGCCGCCGAGATGCGCACGATGGTGACGACCCTGCTGCCCGGTGACTCGGCCCGGACGTTCAGTTCCGAGGTCCATCGGCACGGCGGGCGGACGTACCCCGCGATCCTCACGTGCGCGGCCAAGGCGGTGAAGTCGATCGGCGGACCCGCCGAGGTGGCAACCGTGGTACCCACCGGCACCGGCGCCGGACCCGGGTGTGTCGGTTGGTCGGTCGGCAACGCCCCGCTGCTGATCACCGCCGGCGACGATCTGCTCGAGGCCTTGCCCGTCAACACCGCACGGCTCGCCGCGGCCCTGCCGCTGGCCGAGATCGGCCTGACGCCGGTCTACGCCGCCTTCGGGCATCGGCTCCGCCAACGTCGCAGCGACGTGTTCATGATGTCCTACGTCGACTACACGCGGCTTCCCGGTCCGCATCCCGGGGTCCGGGCCGAACAGGTCTCCAGTTCCAAGCCGACCGACACCGCGCAGTGGTGGTTCTGGCGGGATTCCGACGGTATCCACGTCCGGGTGCGGTATCCGCACACCGAGCGTGCGGTGGCCGTTCTGGGCACGATCCTCGACGAGATGCGCTCGCTGGTCGCCACGGTCGTCGCGCGGACGGCCGAGCCGGTCGCCGTCTCCGGCGAACGTGGATGAGGTGTACGCACCCGCGGCTCGGGCCGTCGGTGGCCAGGTCAGGGTCCGGTAGGATTGCCGGTCGTGACCCTGCGCCTGTATGACACCGATTCCCGAGAGGTGCGCGACTTCGTGCCGCTGCACCCAGGCCAGGCGTCGGTGTACCTGTGCGGGGCGACGGTGCAGGGTGTGCCGCACATCGGTCACGTGCGCAGCGGCATCGCCTTCGACATCCTCCGACGCTGGCTGACCCACAAGGGGCTCGACGTCCTGTTCGTCCGCAACGTCACCGACATCGACGACAAGATCCTCCGCAAGGCCGCGGACGCCGGCCGGCCCTGGTGGGAGTGGGCCGCGACGCACGAGCGCGCCTTCGACGACGCCTACCGTGCGCTGGGTGTGCTGGCCCCGTCGGCGGAACCCCGCGCGACCGGCTTCGTCACCCAGATGGTCGAGTACATGGAACGGCTCATCGAGCGTGGGCACGCCTACGTCGCCGACGGCAACGTGTATTTCGACGTCCAGAGCCTGCCGGACTACGGCTCGCTGTCCGGGCACCGGCTCGACGACGTGCACCAGGGCGAGAGCGTGGGAACCGGCAAGCGTGATCCTCGCGACTTCACCCTGTGGAAGGCGGCCAAGCCCGACGAGCCGTCCTGGCCGACACCGTGGGGACCCGGCCGGCCCGGCTGGCACCTCGAGTGTTCGGCGATGGCCACCTCGCTTCTCGGTGCGGAGTTCGACATCCACTGCGGGGGTATGGATCTCATCTTCCCGCATCACGAGAACGAGATCGCGCAGGCGCATGGTGCGGGAGATCCGTTCGCGCGCTACTGGTTACACAACGGCTGGGTGACCATGGGCGGCGAGAAGATGAGCAAGTCGCTGGGCAATGTGGTGTCGATCCCCGCGATGCTGCAGCGTGTCCGGGCCGTCGAACTGCGGTACTACCTCGGGAGCGCGCACTACCGCTCGATGCTGGAGTACTCGCCGGGTGCGCTCACCGAGGCGGCCGCCGGTTACCGACGCGTCGAGTCGTTCGTGGAACGGGTGGGCGCGCGTGCGGGCGAGGTGGTCGTCGGGGACGTCGATCCCGAGTTCGCCGCCGCACTCGACGACGATCTGGGCGTCCCGGCAGCACTCGCGGTCGTGCACAACGTGGTTCGGCAGGGCAACACCGCACTCGAGTCCGGCGACGGCGCCGGCGCGCTCGCGGCGGCCTCCGCGGTGCGCGCGATGATGGGCATCCTGGGCGTCGACCCCCTCGACGATCGGTGGGCGGGGGCGGCCGACGAGTCGGCGGCCACCTCGGCGCTCGACGTCCTGGTGCGTGCGGAATTACAGCGGCGGGCAGACGCGCGCGCCGCCAAGGACTGGGCGACCGCGGATGCGGTGCGGGATCGACTGGCGGAGGCCGGCATCGAGGTCACCGACACCCCCGACGGTGCGCAATGGGCTCTGAAGGGTGAGGCGTGATGGCAGGCAATTCCAAGCGTAAGGGCGCGATCCGCAAGGACGGCACCAAGAAGGGCCAGACCGTCGGTTCGGGCGGCCAGCGCCGCCGCGGACTCGAGGCTCGCGGTGCGACGCCGAAAGCCGTTGACCGGCCGTATCATCCGGCCCACAAGCGGGCGAAGGCGGCGTCGAAGTCGGCGGCCGGCCGCAGTGGGGCACGGGCGCGGGACGAGGGTCCGGAGTACGTCCTGGGTCGCAATCCGGTCGTGGAGTGCCTCCGGGCGGGTGTGCCGGCCACCGCGCTGTACATCGCCACCAACTCCGAACCCGACGAGCGGGTCGCCGAGGCGGTCAAGATCGCCGGCGACTCGGCGATCTCCATCCTCGAGGTCGGCAAGCCCGAACTGGACCGCCTGTCCACCAACGGGATGCACCAGGGGATCGCCCTGCAGGTGCCGGAGTACCAGTACACCCATCCCGACGACCTGATGGCCGAGGCCAAGGCGAGCGGCACGCCGCCGCTGCTGGTCGCCCTCGACAACATCACCGACCCGCGCAACCTGGGCGCGGTCATCCGGTCGGTCGCGGCCTTCGGCGGACACGGCGTGGTGATCCCGGCTCGTCGCAGCGCGAGCGTGACGGCGGTCGCGTGGCGGACCAGCGCCGGTGCCGCGGCACGTCTACCCGTCGCCCGCGCCACCAACCTGACACGGACGCTGAAGGACTGGGCCGACGCCGGTGCGCAGCTCGTCGGCCTCGACGCGGACGGCGACGTCACGCTCGACGACTACGACGGCAGTGGCCCCACCGTGATCGTGGTGGGGTCGGAGGGCAAGGGGTTGTCCCGCCTCGTCCGGGAGAGCTGCGACTCGATCCTGTCCATCCCGATGGCCGGTGACGTCGAGAGTCTGAACGCCTCGGTCGCCGCGGGTGTGGTTCTCGCCGAGTTCGCGCGCCAGCGACGCCGGTAGCAGCGCCCCCGGCCGGTCAGGCCGGTGTGATGCCGATCTCGATCCCGGCCGCGGTGAGGGCAGCGCGCACCGCCTGTGCGTGCTCGACAGCGCCCGGGGTGTCGCCGTGCAGACAGACCGACGCGGCGTCCACGTCGATCAGCGTGCCGTCGATCGCGCCGATCCGGCCGGTCGTGACGAGTTCGACCACCCGGCGGGCGATCTCGTCGCTGTCGGAGAGCACGGCACCCCGGGTTCCGCGTGGTACGAGAGTGCCCTCCGGGGTGTAGGCGCGGTCGGCGAACGCCTCGGTGATCGTGTCGAGGCCGGCACGTCGGGCCCGTTCGAGCACCTCCGATGCGGGCAGCCCCATGACGGCCAGCCGGGCGTCGACGCCGGCGACCGCAGTGACCACGGCGTCGGCCTGCTGCGCGTGGTGGACAACCGTGTTGTACAGCGCGCCGTGCGGTTTCACGTAGGTCACGGCGCCTCCCACCGAGCGGGCGAGCGCGTCGAGCGCACCGATCTGGTAGACGAGATCGGCGATGAGATCGGAGGTCGTCATCTCCATGAACCGCCGCCCGAAGCCGCTGCGGTCGGGGTAGGACACCTGGGCGCCGATCCGGACCCCCGCGGCGACCGCGGCCCGGCAGGTGGCGAGCAGGTCGGCCGGGGTGCCGGCGTGGAAGCCGCACGCCACGTTGGCGCTGGTGACGACGCCGAGCATCGCCGCGTCGTCGCCGACGCCCTCGCCGAGGTCGGCATTCAGGTCGATGCGCGCCGCGGCGGAACTCATGAGGGCATTTTAGGGGGTGCGTCGGCGGCCCGGGCAGGCCCGCCGACGGGTGTCCACGCGACCCGGTGGACGGAGTCCCCGTTTCGTCTACGGTGGGGGGTATGGCATTACTCGACAGTAAGGTGACCACCCGCAACGGCGTGGTCGAGGGCGCCCGGGGGAAACGGCTGCGCAAGGGGACCATCAGCTGGCGAGGCATCCCGTTCGCAGCACCGCCGGTGGCTCACCGCCGGTTCCGTGCACCGGAGCCCGCACACGACTGGCCCGGTGTCCGCGACTGCACCAAGGTGGCCAAGGCGGCCATCCAGGAGAAGCGGTTCACCGCCATCGCGCCGGGCAAGTTCGCGCCGATGGCCGAGGACTGCCTGACGCTGAACATCTACTCGCCCGAGACCGCGTCGTCGACGCCGCGGCCCGTGATGGTGTTCATCCACGGCGGTGCGTTCATCCTCGGCACGGCGGCCACCCCGCTCTACGACGGCGCCTTCCTCGCCCGTTCCCAGGACGTCGTCGTGGTGACGATCCAGTACCGGTTCGGTCCGTTCGGCTTCCTCGATCTCGCCCAGTTCGCCACCGACGACCGACCGTTCGACTCCAACGTCGGCCTCCGCGACCAGATCGCGGCACTGCAGTGGGTCCAGGACAACATCGAGGCCTTCGGCGGCGATGCCGGGAACGTCACCATCTTCGGCGAGAGCGCCGGGGGAACGTCGGTGCTGTCCCTGCTGTCGGCACCGTCGACGACCGGGCTGTACCACCACGCGATCGCCCAGAGCCCCGCTCCGGAGCTGATCGTCGAACAGGACGCCGCGACGATCTACGCGGACGAATTCGTCCGCCTGTTGCGCGACCCGGAGCGACGTGCGACCTCGCTCGAACGCGATGAACCGCCGGTCGACACCGTCCACGCGCAACGCCTGCTCACCTCGCCCAATCCGGCGTTGCTGCTGGCGGCGGGAAACCGGCTGATGCGATTCGCCGCCAAGACCGCCGGCGGTGCGATCCCGTTCGCGCCCGTGGTCGACGGTGATCTGCTGCCACGGTCGCCGCTGGCCGCCGCCGCGTCCGGGCTGACCCAGCCGGTACCGCTCGTGATCGGCAGCAACCGCGACGAGGGCAAGCTGTTCGCCAAACTCTGGAACGTGTTGCCCGACGCCGAACGCACGCTGATGCGGGTGGAGGACGACGAGGTCCGGCGCGAGATCGCCTCGCACTACGAGGACGGCGACCGCGACCGCATCCGGCTGGCCGGCGACTCGATCTTCTGGGCGCCGATGAGCGCCTTCGCCGACGGACACAGCACGGTGGCCCCGACCTACGTGTACCGCTACGACTATCAGACGAAGGTGCTGGAGGCCACGGGCTTCGGCGCCACGCACGCGACCGAGCTGTTCAGCGTCTTCGGCGCCTATCGGGCGCCGATGGGGGCGGGTCTGGCCCTCGCGGACTGGCCCGCCACCGGGCGGGTCACCAAGAACGTCCAGACGCGGTGGGGCGGATTCGCCCGCACCGGGGATCCGGGGTTCGGCTGGCCCGCCTATACCACGACCGACCGCAAGGTCCTCGTCCTCGACGACCCCGACCACGTCGAGGCCGACCCGGACACCCTGCGCCGCCAGGCGTGGTACCGCGTGCACTCGCCGGCCTGAGGATCACCCGAACTCCCACACCGACGGAGGGTCGGCGGCGAGGAACGACAGGACGAGCGGGTTGAACAACTCGGGTGACTCCACCGGCAGGATGTGGGTACCCGGGATGACCGCCAGCCGTCCGCGCGGCAACGTCCGGGCGAGTTCCAGCGCGTGTTCGAGGCGGACGAGACCGCGGTCGGCGACCACCACGAGCGTGGGCACCTCGACCCCCGCAAACCCGGCGACGTCACACTCCGGTTCGGTCGTCAGCATCCGCGCCGCCTTGTCGAAGACCGTGTCGAAGTGCTCGGGACCGTCGGGTGAGGTGGTGTCGTAATAGATCCGCAGGTAGTCCATCGTGACCGGATCGCGCCGCGTGACCTGGTCGATGAAGGCGTCGGCGGTCCGGCCTGCGGCGTTGAGGTAACCACCGACGACGACCAGCCGCGCGACCAGGTCCGGCCGCTCGCGGGCGACGAGCAACGCGACGGCGGCGCCGTCGGCCCATCCCACCAGATGGGCCGGTCGGCCCACGACACTCTCGAGATAGACGATCGTGCGTTCGACGATTCGCTCGATGCTGAAGTCGCCCGGGATGTCGGGGCTGTGACCGTGACCGGACCGTTCGGGCACGAACAACTGCCGGCCGGCATCGAGGAACGCGGGGATCTGGGTTCCCCACGAGGACGCCGAGGCGAACAGGCCGTGGAGCAGCACCGTCGGCGGGCCATACGCCTCGCCCGCCGTGAAGTGCCAGATCGTCGCGTCGGCGATGTCGACGTAAACGCCGCCGTCGACGTGTTCGCCGGCGTGAACCTGTCGCATCGCGCTCCCTCGAGTTCGCCGGACACCTCGACCTGCAGGACATGGTCCCAGAGTCGGGTGGCGGTTCGTGGCGTCGTTCCCGAATCGACATGGCATCGATCCACCGGGTGCACCCACCGGCCCGAGCGCGCGACGTGGGGATCGGGAGCGCGGTCGCGCGAAAATATGTGCCACCACGTTCGGTGCGATAGGTTCTTACGGGGTGGAACTGGGTCGGGCAACGGGGGTCACTCGGAGGGTGACATATGCACGTGTCCTGGAGATTCCGCGCGCGCGGGCACGCGGCGCGACGTCGCGGGCCGGCGGTACTGCTGGCCGGCCTGTTGCTGGCCGGTGTCGCATCGGTGGGGGCATGGACGGCCCCGCAGGCCGATGCGGCGCCCGGTGATCCGCCTGCGCCGCTGAGCCTTCGGGATCTCGGCTCGTCGTCGACCATCGCGTTCCCCGGTCAGCAGGGCGAGGTGAGCCTGTCGCTGGCCGTCCCGCCGAATCTGACGCCGACCGAGTTGCGTGGTGTCACGCAGTATCCCGCGTTCGTCACCGGTGGGAACATCGACGTGCTGCAGGACAACCGGTTGATCTCCCGAACGCCGATCAATCCGACTGTGAACTCGCCGATCTCGCTGTCGTTGCGCGGAGTGCGCGTGGAGCGCAACGCCGCTGACATCGTGCTACGGACCTATCTGCGCACCGCGGGCTCATGCCTGTTCGATCCCGACTCGGGCCTGCGCATCCAGAACGCCACGGTCACCTACGGCGGCCGGGAGGCCGAGCCGAACAGCGTCGCCGAGTTCCTGCCGCCGGTCCTGCGCAAGCTGACCATCTTCGTGCCCGCCGACGTCCGGCCCGCCGAGGGCGCTGCCGCGGTCTCGCTCGCCACCGCGGTGGTCGCGAATTACGGTGCGGCGACGGTGGAGATCGAGACCGGGTCGCTGCCCCGTGGTGTCGCGGCACCCACCGAGGAGATCGAGCCGCTCGAACGACAGGTGGTCATCAACTCGGACCTCCCCGACGGCCTGAGCCTCGGCCCGGGTGCCGGCTGGCCGGTGTTGCGTATCGGCGGCAACGAGGACGAACTCGCCACCCAGGTCGACTTCCTCACCTCCGATCTGTCGTCGATCGCCGTCAGCTCCGCAGCGGTCGCCGGACCGCCCTTTGCCGCACCGCAACTCGCGCCCGAGGTGACCACACTGGCCGAACTGGGCGTCGGAGACCAGCGCGTCTCCGCGACGGGCTGGCCGACCATCTCGTTCGGGATCGACCAGACCCGCCTGGGACGGCCGTCCAAGAACATCCGGATGCAGTTGAAGGGCACCTACACCCCGATGGGTGGTCAGATCGCGGTGTCGATCGGTGACCGGGTGATCGCGTCCTGGCCCGCGGATGCCTCCGGCAGCTATGACGCATGGGTCGACGTACCCGCCGACCTGCTCACGCGGTACACCGAGGTCACCGTCACCTACAACCACGGCGACGTCGGCGAACAATGCGGAACGGGAGTGCGTAGCTCGCTGAGCCTGGATTCCTCCGGCGAGGTGCGATCCGAGGTCGCCGACCCGCCGAGGCCGCCTGGGTTCGCGTCGCT
Protein-coding sequences here:
- a CDS encoding condensation protein; protein product: MKLSSSETWEVEPGELVRWLLVPAGSAAPANVPVSENERFHLDSIAQGQPGWIALTLDFAERIDLGRLGAVVSTVIARHDVLRCHYTATDAGYQRLSHGGVDMTEGSHEADAGLGPATFAAALAERITATCNPFEPMPHFLAAVRRSSSTTLVCGFDHCYVDARSMALLSSEICELLAGAAPAPAESGLDALRRVAGHEAAVTPDDARLGEWEQFLAATDWQVPEFPVDLGVPAGAAAEMRTMVTTLLPGDSARTFSSEVHRHGGRTYPAILTCAAKAVKSIGGPAEVATVVPTGTGAGPGCVGWSVGNAPLLITAGDDLLEALPVNTARLAAALPLAEIGLTPVYAAFGHRLRQRRSDVFMMSYVDYTRLPGPHPGVRAEQVSSSKPTDTAQWWFWRDSDGIHVRVRYPHTERAVAVLGTILDEMRSLVATVVARTAEPVAVSGERG
- the cysS gene encoding cysteine--tRNA ligase, giving the protein MTLRLYDTDSREVRDFVPLHPGQASVYLCGATVQGVPHIGHVRSGIAFDILRRWLTHKGLDVLFVRNVTDIDDKILRKAADAGRPWWEWAATHERAFDDAYRALGVLAPSAEPRATGFVTQMVEYMERLIERGHAYVADGNVYFDVQSLPDYGSLSGHRLDDVHQGESVGTGKRDPRDFTLWKAAKPDEPSWPTPWGPGRPGWHLECSAMATSLLGAEFDIHCGGMDLIFPHHENEIAQAHGAGDPFARYWLHNGWVTMGGEKMSKSLGNVVSIPAMLQRVRAVELRYYLGSAHYRSMLEYSPGALTEAAAGYRRVESFVERVGARAGEVVVGDVDPEFAAALDDDLGVPAALAVVHNVVRQGNTALESGDGAGALAAASAVRAMMGILGVDPLDDRWAGAADESAATSALDVLVRAELQRRADARAAKDWATADAVRDRLAEAGIEVTDTPDGAQWALKGEA
- the rlmB gene encoding 23S rRNA (guanosine(2251)-2'-O)-methyltransferase RlmB codes for the protein MAGNSKRKGAIRKDGTKKGQTVGSGGQRRRGLEARGATPKAVDRPYHPAHKRAKAASKSAAGRSGARARDEGPEYVLGRNPVVECLRAGVPATALYIATNSEPDERVAEAVKIAGDSAISILEVGKPELDRLSTNGMHQGIALQVPEYQYTHPDDLMAEAKASGTPPLLVALDNITDPRNLGAVIRSVAAFGGHGVVIPARRSASVTAVAWRTSAGAAARLPVARATNLTRTLKDWADAGAQLVGLDADGDVTLDDYDGSGPTVIVVGSEGKGLSRLVRESCDSILSIPMAGDVESLNASVAAGVVLAEFARQRRR
- a CDS encoding LamB/YcsF family protein: MSSAAARIDLNADLGEGVGDDAAMLGVVTSANVACGFHAGTPADLLATCRAAVAAGVRIGAQVSYPDRSGFGRRFMEMTTSDLIADLVYQIGALDALARSVGGAVTYVKPHGALYNTVVHHAQQADAVVTAVAGVDARLAVMGLPASEVLERARRAGLDTITEAFADRAYTPEGTLVPRGTRGAVLSDSDEIARRVVELVTTGRIGAIDGTLIDVDAASVCLHGDTPGAVEHAQAVRAALTAAGIEIGITPA
- a CDS encoding carboxylesterase/lipase family protein, yielding MALLDSKVTTRNGVVEGARGKRLRKGTISWRGIPFAAPPVAHRRFRAPEPAHDWPGVRDCTKVAKAAIQEKRFTAIAPGKFAPMAEDCLTLNIYSPETASSTPRPVMVFIHGGAFILGTAATPLYDGAFLARSQDVVVVTIQYRFGPFGFLDLAQFATDDRPFDSNVGLRDQIAALQWVQDNIEAFGGDAGNVTIFGESAGGTSVLSLLSAPSTTGLYHHAIAQSPAPELIVEQDAATIYADEFVRLLRDPERRATSLERDEPPVDTVHAQRLLTSPNPALLLAAGNRLMRFAAKTAGGAIPFAPVVDGDLLPRSPLAAAASGLTQPVPLVIGSNRDEGKLFAKLWNVLPDAERTLMRVEDDEVRREIASHYEDGDRDRIRLAGDSIFWAPMSAFADGHSTVAPTYVYRYDYQTKVLEATGFGATHATELFSVFGAYRAPMGAGLALADWPATGRVTKNVQTRWGGFARTGDPGFGWPAYTTTDRKVLVLDDPDHVEADPDTLRRQAWYRVHSPA
- a CDS encoding alpha/beta fold hydrolase, with translation MRQVHAGEHVDGGVYVDIADATIWHFTAGEAYGPPTVLLHGLFASASSWGTQIPAFLDAGRQLFVPERSGHGHSPDIPGDFSIERIVERTIVYLESVVGRPAHLVGWADGAAVALLVARERPDLVARLVVVGGYLNAAGRTADAFIDQVTRRDPVTMDYLRIYYDTTSPDGPEHFDTVFDKAARMLTTEPECDVAGFAGVEVPTLVVVADRGLVRLEHALELARTLPRGRLAVIPGTHILPVESPELFNPLVLSFLAADPPSVWEFG